Genomic segment of Melospiza melodia melodia isolate bMelMel2 chromosome 13, bMelMel2.pri, whole genome shotgun sequence:
AGAGGAAAGTTTGAGCTGACTTGAGGATCCCACTTCGAAATTGGGCTTCCTGCCTTCTATCTGAACAATGAGAAGGTCATTGCCTTGGTAACCCAGATGTTCTCCAACAGACTGGGCCTCCTCTGGGGTCGGTGCTTTCTTGTGCACCTGCCAAGAAAGATTTTAGGTTAACCTTATGCAGAACCCTTTATTTTAACACCAAGCCCAGCATTCCAGTGAACAGACAGCCAATATTTTCAATCCTAAAGAAAACCACTATGCTGACTATCTAAAATTTGTGCCAGGCAGTGGCCATGCACATTTACAGCAAACCAGGGTAGCTAAAACCCTCATCACCCAGCAAATCCCCAGGTAACTGCCCAAGGGCGCTTCTGGAAATGGTAAATACATCCCTACCTCCTTCACTTCCACCAACCCAGAGAGAGTCATAGTTGTGAGGAGCTTGGATGCTGTCTTGATTTTGGTATTGTTTCCTGCAAGACACAAAAGCAGAGAGTAGGAGAAGGCAAGAACAAGAATAGAGCTCACTGAGACACCTGAAAGAGCAAGAACTTTAGAGGGAAGTACTCGAGCCAAacttctgcaccaaaattggGCCCTTTGTAGTCAACAGAACAAAccagaaaaagcagcagcagcttgtTCATTAGAGTAACAGTGTGGGGTCACAAAGCCATTCTAGCTCAGAATATGTTCTATATGTGCCAAAACATTTCTCAATCCAATCAATACCCATCAAAAAAAGATTTTAACAAATCCCCAAACAAACTCCCTCCCCAACATTTTTACCTGTTAAACTACTCATGAAGTTTTCAAAACATGGACTCCTAAATGAATATGCTACATTAAGAAATCATCTTGTGTTTGCCTTCTCATGGCTCCTCCAGCTGTCCAGCTCTGGCTTTTCTCCTAAAACTCAGTCCAAAGACTTTTAACCTTTCCTGGATAATTATTTCTCAATGGACTTCTGAGGCAATCTCTTCAACATCTGTCACCTGTTTTTAAAACCACTTCAGAAGCTCCTCAGAAACACAACATCTGCAACTACTTAACACTGCACCCTGAGGAGAAAACAGCAGCACTGAAGCTTTTCAATGTAGTTtaggaacaagcccatccagcatTTTGGATAGGAGAGTGACTGCATACATCTTTGGTGGATACCAGCATAAGCACAGGATAAAAACCTTGTGATTTGAGTTAGTGCGCCAGGAGAATGAAAATCTCTCCATGTTGATCAGGGTTCCTGTCCTTTCTATTTCAGCCTAGTCCTCACGAGAAATGCTATGTTGCCATGGAAGCAAGATTCTCTCACCTAACTCTGTAAGCACAGGTTCTTTCAGCAGGACACGGCCCCCTGGCTTAAGTATCCGAGCTACTTCTGCCAGGAGCTCCacactgtgctgggctgcactgcCTGGCACCATGCCAGAGAGGATCACATCGAAGCTGGACTTCCTGTGAGCCGCTGGGAAGAAAGAGCAAAATGGTACAACTGAGCATGTACACACAGCTCTAAACACCAGTTCCACCTCCCTCATCCCTCATGCTTGAGTGCAACAGCAGGAACTCATCAAAGACACCAAGCTTAGAAGCACAGCTAGGGTGCATCACTTCCCCTGCTGTACTGCCCAGGTAAGAGGCAACAGCAGGTGCTGACAATGTTCTGACTGCTGACTCCCACAGTGGGAAGGTGttggctcacacagcagcagaaccctctCCCTTTTAAGGAAACAATGAAGAATTAAGCTCATTCTTACACAGAGGCAGCTGGTTAACATTTTCCACAGAGATATGATTATCAGCTCCCACCAGTGACTGGACTTTATCCACCAAATCCTTCAGGGCTTCGACGGGCGAGGAGCTGTCCCAGATGATGGCCACGCGCTGGCCTGGAGCCAACCCGTACTCGCCcattgcagcagcagcaaacctggcagggctggggagagagGGCAAGGCTGAGTGCCAAACACAGCACAAACCTCTGAGCACTGTGATTTAATCAGCTGAGTTGTTTTAATAAGTGGGGGTAATTTTCTGGAAATGGGCAACACAAAGTTCCCACAAACTGAGCGTTAGCAGGACATGAAGAAAGAGCTACACTTCAGGGCATAGTTCAGCTCCTCTCCAGTTCATTGATGGGACTCTACAAGCCATGCTTTAAAGAAATCAaccaaataacaaaaaaaactcacctgctttCCTTAAAaatctgaataagaaaaacacAGGATTCCTGGATTTCCTGAGCAGTGACAGCTATTTGACATTAAGCACTGCCTTGTGTCTCCTACTCCAAACACAACCTAGCAGAGTTTACTTATGCAGTACATGAGAAGAAAAAAGTAACTTTCAGCATTCCCAGCATTCCAGATTGTGGCTCTTCCACCGTTAGGattggtggcactgggtgagcaaattacagggagggaggagcagaaCAGAATGTGCAGGGACAGTTTTGAGAAAGCTGTCTCCACTAAACTTTTATATGAGATTGTATTCCTTGTATGGCAATACCATCCCATCATCACCTGTtctcacagcagcaccagctACTGAACCCCATGATCACCCCTCTTTCCTCTGTCCAACACAAACCTATTTTCTTCCTAATTTAACACAACACAGAGAACAGAGAGCACTGCTGGCCAGAACAGTTGCCCAGTTTATTTTCAGTTACCTGGAAACAACACACCTATTTCTGGAGAGACAGTTATAAACAAGGTCTTTACCAGGAATTGCTACCTCACACATCCTGAGCAATGCCTTGCTGCCACCACATTGCCACTGAAGCACAGCTCATGGATATGCTGTACCAAATTTAACTGCAGTGAGGTGGGAAGTGGATTTTCACCCACAGTTCCTCTGGCTCTGCGTGCTGTGGACTCCCCCtccctcctgcaaactgccaacaAGTTCAGAATGGGACAATCTGTGCCTTTTCTGAGCTCCTGTGGTAGGAATTCACATTAAAACAACCACAATACCAATCCAGTCGGGAATATACACCTTGGATGTACACTGCAGGTTGTAACACCTCACAGCTGGTTTTGCATGTGTGACACAAGCTAAGCAGCTACAGCAGACAGTAACATTTGTAACCACACATACAAATCCCATTAAAAAGTCACCTTTCCCAAGAAGTAGGCTGAAAATCTCAAAAGACGCCTAGGCTGCGAGGCTAAGGTGGGAAAGATAAACCCGAAGTCACAGCTTCCTCTCTGACCAGCAGGTGATGACCTTGCAAGATCAGTCAGAGCCCAAACTGCATCAACAGCAACAGCACCGCCCAGAGATGCGGCGAGGAGGCCGCGGAGGAGGGGCCCTTATCTCCGTGTCACACACATTGAACGGTCCCCGAGGAACAGGGCAAGGAGAGGGGTTAAACAATAGCGCAGGTTCCGCTTCGGTAGATCAGAAAGCTGCTgtggtggaatgggatgatcctgacagtccttcccaacccaaaccactccagggcTGTAAACTGCAGCCTCCTGACGCAGCACAGCCAGATTCCAGCGGGCCGGGACGCTCCGGCTCCCACCGAGCTGCGAACGCTCCGGCTGCCGGCGGCCTGGAAATGCTCCGGCGGGCCCGGAACGCTCCGGCTCCCGGCGGCCTGGAAATGCTCCGGCGGGCCCGGAACGCTCCGGCTCCCGGCGGCCTGGAAATGCTCCGGCTCCCGGCGGGCCGGGACGCTCCGGCTCCCGGCGGGCCCGGGACGCTGCGGATCCCGGCGGCCTGGAAATGCTCCGGCTCCCGGCGGGCCGGGACGCTCCGGCGGCGCAAGGCTGCGGCCCTACAGTGGGTGCGCGTTTGAAGCGCAGGCGGAACGGGCGCACTAAACCTCTCGGTCACCGAGCAGGGACGGTTCAGCGGCAGCAAGGACAGGACACGCGAGGAAATTTCGTGAAGGAATtacttaaacacacacacacaaacacgcaCACAGCACACCCCACCCACCCCCTCAGTGCTTCAGACAAGGTCTCAGAAAGGATTTTTAAGGGGAGAAAGGGGCAGCGGCAGCCCCGTCCCGCGCCGCTCACCTCCCGTGATCcggcccgctccgctccgctcgctCGTCCCGGCCTGACGCCGTCACCGTGACGTCATCGCGCTCTGCCCGCttccaagatggcggcggcgggcgggctgCGGCGCGCGGGCTGGCGGCTGTGGCGGGCACGGCGCGCGGGTGAGGGGCGGGGGGGGCGCGCCCGGGACGCGGGgcggggagggaagggagggggaggggggagcgCGCTCTCGTGCGCGTCCCCGTGCGCGCCCCCGGCGATCGGGGCGGGGCAAGGTGAGGTGAAGGGCACGGGGGGTGTGAGGGAAGCGGGGCGGGCCCCAAGCCGGTGGGTTTGAATGAGGGGTTGGGCCGTGGTGGTTTTCGTTAGGCGCGTGGGCCGTGAAacccaatttatttaaaataaaccccaaatctaAAAAGCAGCAGCTAAATTAAAAGTTCTCCCAGAGTGTCATTGAGTAATCACTTAGTGATTAGCGTGTGGTGTCTGTCAGGGCTCTTCGGCTCCCGAGTCGGACTTGCCTTACATCTCCTGCTCGGAGTTCAGCACCTTCCTCCCAACTCCTTAATCAGGGACCAAAATGGGGAGAGGGCATGTTGGCTGCCTGGTTTCCAGTCCGAGATTGGGAAACAACTTGCAATATCTGCCATTTGCACTGCACTTTCCCTCACAAAACATTTTTGCTGTATTCACATAGacatgagctcagctgagagcgGCGCTTAACAGAAGCGTAAAAATAGACACTCTGAATTTGTGTTCTTTTCAGCTGCATTCACCACAGTTCTCTCCACCTTGATTTTCCCGGTGTGGGAAGGAGATGCTGACTCTTGTTTTTCCTTGCAGTGGTCAGGTGCCAGCAGTACCCGCCCCTCCGGGCTCTCCAGGCCTCCGCCGCGCTCAGGGCAGCCTCCGATGAGCACAAGAAGGAGCCATGGGCATCCTCCTCCCAGCAGCACTTTGATTcacctccagctgggcaccagccTGAAGAGAAACCTCAGGGCCCTCACCCCAGGTAACTCACAACTCCTTCTAGCACTGTCCCACCAAGAGGGGTCGGAGGGCTTTTGCTTTCCTGAACCTCACATTTGAAAATGGAAGACAAGATCCAGAGTTAAGGAGCGCCAgactgcagcagctggagagctGGTTTGCTGTGACTGTACAAATTCCACCATAGAAACAGTATGGGGCTTGCAGGTCTTTGTTTCTGGATTTTCGTGTGAATCTAAAAAATCCAGGGACCATATATTGTCTATATGCCCATAGTATAAAGCCCATGTTGGAAAAGGTTATAGTTTAGTTTTCTGTAAAGGAGGGGAATGTGGGGCTGATTGGTCTCCATCTCCACTGAGCCCTCCTTCCCTTATTTCCCTCTTCTCTCTGAGCAAAGATTCGTTAAGAATcctttttctggacagggaaggatTTTACTGGAGGAGGCCAGATTGATACAAAGCAGGTCCTAAAATGTGCCTGGTGTCAGGGAGTGAGTGGCAGAGCCCAGGTTCTGTGGTTGGTGGTGACACTCCCTCACTGTAACAATACCTTCTCATAGTTACACTGGCCAGGGCGGCCAGCAGTCTGAGGACTATGAGAgcgaggagcagctgcagcatcGAATCCTCACAGCGGCGCTGGAGTTTGTGCCTGAGCATGGCTGGACTGCAGAGGCCATTGCAGAGGGAGCCAAGGTATGTGGGGAGAGAAGCAACAACCCAGTTGAAAACTGGATGGAGCTGaagtgcagggacagccaggcCTGCATGCTTCCCCCACATACTCTTGGGCGATGCACCCTAGTCAGCAAACGCTACTGGGCAGGAGTGAGACCCAGCTGCTACAGGATAAACCCTTCAGAGTCAGACTGAGACACAACGTACAGCAGTGAATCCTAAAGAGAGAACATGTCTAGGAAGTACTTTTTAATGCAGTGTTGCTTTGTTTAAATTCACATAACGTCTTTCACAAAATAAATACAACTTTTTTCTAGCTGGATCCTGCTTAGCAGTGTCTGACCTGGTCTGTGCTTCTCTCTTCTTTGCTCCAGACCCTGGGCCTCTCTgttgctgcagcagggctgtttCACAGCGATGGCAGTGAACTGATCCTGCACTTTGTGTCTGACTGCAACACCAAATTGTCCGAGCTGCTGAAGAAGGAGCAGAAACTAGTGCAGCTGGGTAAAGCAGAGTGAGTACTGGCTGTGAACTAATGTCTTCCTTTGCAGATTTTGGGAGCTAGGTAGACAGAGAGGCCACCTGGAACACAGATACTTGAGATTAAAAGTATAATTTacccaaataaaatcatcttccCAGATACAGACTAGGACCAAAGGCATGAAGGATGTGTAATACTTTCCTTATCTATTGCTCAGCCAGGTGGAGATTGATCTTTCAAGATCAGAATTGAGTTTAACTTGGATattctttctaatttttttccttactCAGGAAGAAGCCTATAGATGAATTCCTGAGAGATGCTGTGGAAGCCAGACTGAGGATGCTGATTCCATACATTGAGAAATGGCCCCAGGTATAAAAGTAATATCAGCATTGTCTCTTTTGTGTGTGTATACTTTAAACACCCTGTGACTTTCAACACAGTCTCCCCACCAGATTAGTTCAG
This window contains:
- the CIAPIN1 gene encoding anamorsin, translated to MGEYGLAPGQRVAIIWDSSSPVEALKDLVDKVQSLVGADNHISVENVNQLPLSAHRKSSFDVILSGMVPGSAAQHSVELLAEVARILKPGGRVLLKEPVLTELGNNTKIKTASKLLTTMTLSGLVEVKEVHKKAPTPEEAQSVGEHLGYQGNDLLIVQIEGRKPNFEVGSSSQLKLSSAKKPVPSAKPRVDPAAAKLWTLSANDMNDEEMDLLDSDELLDSEDLKKPDPSSLRAPSCNEKGKRKACKNCTCGLAEELEQEKKGSQPKSACGNCYLGDAFRCASCPYLGMPAFKPGEKILLPENQLHDA
- the COQ9 gene encoding ubiquinone biosynthesis protein COQ9, mitochondrial, giving the protein MAAAGGLRRAGWRLWRARRAVVRCQQYPPLRALQASAALRAASDEHKKEPWASSSQQHFDSPPAGHQPEEKPQGPHPSYTGQGGQQSEDYESEEQLQHRILTAALEFVPEHGWTAEAIAEGAKTLGLSVAAAGLFHSDGSELILHFVSDCNTKLSELLKKEQKLVQLGKAEKKPIDEFLRDAVEARLRMLIPYIEKWPQALSVLLLPRNIPSSLSLLTSMIDDIWHYAGDQSTDFNWYTRRAVLTAIYNTTELVMMQDSSPGFEDTWRFLENRVADAMAMSNTATQVQSTGEAVVQGLMGAAVTIKNLAGLNQRR